A single window of Vibrio gazogenes DNA harbors:
- the bioH gene encoding pimeloyl-ACP methyl ester esterase BioH, translated as MVASLYWQVEGRGKDLVLVHGWGMNGGVWHNTVEILKQSFRVHVVDLPGYGHSADMHAETLEEIAQLLIQQAPKNAVWVGWSLGGLVATHMALHHADYVSQLITVASSPKFAAEKGWKGIQPQVLSAFTAQLVDDFQLTIERFMALQAMGSPTARQDVKQLKQMVFSRPAPQPQALMAGLNMLANVDFREHIAQISVPMLRLYGRLDGLVPVKIAAQLDKMAPDSHCYIFTQSSHAPFMTETELFCQQIHGFAQ; from the coding sequence ATGGTGGCATCTTTGTATTGGCAAGTTGAAGGTCGCGGAAAAGATCTCGTATTGGTTCATGGTTGGGGGATGAATGGGGGCGTTTGGCATAATACCGTTGAAATACTTAAACAGAGCTTCCGGGTGCATGTTGTTGATTTACCCGGATATGGGCACAGTGCTGACATGCATGCGGAGACTTTGGAAGAGATCGCTCAACTCTTGATTCAGCAAGCACCGAAAAATGCCGTTTGGGTCGGTTGGTCACTCGGAGGATTGGTCGCGACGCATATGGCGTTGCATCATGCTGATTATGTCAGTCAGTTGATCACGGTAGCCAGCTCTCCTAAGTTTGCTGCCGAAAAAGGGTGGAAGGGGATTCAGCCGCAGGTTTTGTCTGCGTTTACGGCGCAACTGGTCGATGATTTTCAACTGACCATTGAGCGTTTTATGGCACTTCAAGCAATGGGTAGTCCGACAGCCCGACAAGATGTGAAACAATTAAAACAAATGGTGTTCTCTCGTCCGGCACCACAGCCGCAAGCTTTGATGGCGGGATTAAACATGCTCGCGAATGTTGATTTCCGTGAGCATATCGCTCAGATTTCGGTTCCAATGTTGCGCCTTTATGGTCGGCTTGATGGTTTAGTGCCCGTAAAGATTGCTGCGCAATTGGACAAGATGGCACCGGATAGCCATTGTTATATTTTTACGCAGTCATCTCATGCGCCATTTATGACTGAAACTGAACTGTTTTGTCAGCAAATCCACGGGTTTGCACAGTAG
- a CDS encoding phosphoribosyltransferase family protein: MLLQRIQHSFRQCIPRLCALCELPLANQEYHWCTSCLTYFQSTPRCTRCGLSMPFPTGRCGTCLQSPPLWNALYCLGDYAYPLAPMIHQIKYGRQFWHIPPLAALLAQHIPSPAPLLLPVPLHWRRYLYRGFNQSDLLAHHLSQALAVSYQTRLLQRIRSTPPQEGLHKNEREQNLRKAFMLRSRPPTNHVAIVDDVVTTGSTINQLCQLLLEVGVEYIDIYCLCRTPEYHNQ, encoded by the coding sequence ATGTTATTGCAACGCATCCAACACTCTTTCCGTCAGTGTATCCCCCGATTATGTGCACTCTGTGAGCTGCCGTTAGCTAATCAGGAATACCACTGGTGTACCAGTTGCCTGACCTATTTTCAATCAACACCCCGTTGTACACGATGTGGCTTATCGATGCCATTCCCAACCGGCCGATGCGGAACTTGCCTTCAGTCACCGCCATTGTGGAACGCCCTCTATTGCCTTGGTGATTATGCCTATCCGCTGGCACCCATGATTCACCAAATCAAATACGGACGTCAGTTCTGGCACATACCGCCTCTTGCCGCACTTTTGGCGCAGCACATCCCTTCCCCTGCACCACTGTTACTTCCGGTTCCCCTACACTGGCGACGTTATCTTTACCGCGGGTTCAATCAGAGTGATTTACTGGCACACCATCTCAGTCAGGCGCTGGCAGTCTCCTATCAAACCAGACTGCTGCAACGGATCCGTTCAACACCACCACAAGAAGGTCTGCATAAAAATGAAAGGGAACAAAATCTGAGAAAAGCGTTTATGTTACGCAGCCGCCCCCCGACCAATCATGTTGCGATCGTTGATGATGTCGTAACAACAGGCAGTACCATCAATCAATTATGCCAATTATTGCTTGAAGTTGGCGTCGAATACATTGATATTTATTGCTTATGCAGAACTCCTGAATATCACAACCAATAA
- the nfuA gene encoding Fe-S biogenesis protein NfuA: MSNSITITESAQEHFAKLLDQQPEGTNIRVFVVNPGTQNAECGVSYCPPEAVESADTKIPFQAFSAYVDELSLPFLEDAVIDYVTDKMGAQLTLKAPNAKMRKVADDAPLLERVEYAIQTQVNPQLASHGGHIQLLEITDDGVAIIQFGGGCNGCSMVDVTLKDGIEKELLEQFSGELNAVKDLTEHDRGEHSYY; this comes from the coding sequence GTGTCAAATTCTATTACTATTACTGAATCCGCTCAGGAACATTTCGCAAAACTTCTCGATCAACAGCCGGAAGGGACTAACATTCGGGTCTTTGTTGTCAATCCCGGCACTCAGAACGCTGAGTGTGGCGTCTCTTACTGTCCACCTGAAGCAGTAGAAAGTGCTGATACTAAAATCCCGTTTCAAGCGTTCTCTGCTTATGTTGATGAGTTGAGCCTTCCCTTTCTCGAAGACGCTGTCATCGACTATGTAACTGATAAAATGGGCGCACAGCTTACACTCAAAGCACCCAACGCAAAAATGCGTAAAGTTGCGGATGATGCGCCGCTGCTCGAACGTGTCGAGTATGCCATCCAGACGCAAGTCAACCCTCAGTTAGCTAGTCATGGCGGCCATATTCAACTGCTGGAAATTACAGATGACGGTGTTGCCATTATCCAGTTTGGTGGTGGGTGTAATGGTTGCTCGATGGTCGATGTCACACTGAAAGACGGCATCGAAAAAGAGCTGCTCGAGCAATTTTCCGGGGAGCTAAATGCGGTCAAAGACCTGACAGAGCATGACCGCGGAGAGCACTCATACTACTAA
- the nudE gene encoding ADP compounds hydrolase NudE: protein MTSKQNPEILNITTVARSRLFTVEALDLRFSNGEQRTYERMRPSGRHAVMMVPVTAQGDILLVREFAAGTQRYELGFPKGLIDPGESPEEAAVRELKEEVGFGAKQLTHLKDLILAPSYFSGQMSLFIAQDLYPEQLVGDEPEPLEIIRWPLNQAEELLTHLDFGEARSVAALLLTLNYMKQHPLLPEVNTL, encoded by the coding sequence ATGACGTCTAAACAAAACCCAGAGATCCTGAATATCACGACGGTTGCCCGATCACGTCTTTTTACAGTGGAAGCTCTGGATTTGCGTTTTTCCAACGGCGAACAGCGCACGTATGAACGGATGCGCCCGAGTGGACGCCATGCAGTGATGATGGTTCCTGTGACGGCTCAGGGAGATATTCTGCTGGTTCGTGAATTTGCAGCAGGCACACAGCGCTACGAGTTGGGATTTCCGAAAGGACTGATTGACCCAGGAGAAAGTCCTGAAGAAGCTGCTGTACGCGAGCTCAAAGAAGAAGTGGGATTTGGTGCAAAGCAACTCACTCATCTCAAAGATCTGATTCTTGCCCCCTCTTATTTTTCAGGACAAATGTCTCTGTTTATCGCTCAGGATTTATACCCGGAGCAACTTGTTGGCGATGAGCCAGAACCCCTTGAAATCATTCGTTGGCCGTTAAATCAGGCAGAAGAACTGTTAACTCATCTTGATTTTGGTGAAGCCCGTAGTGTGGCAGCGCTTCTTCTCACCTTAAATTATATGAAGCAGCACCCGCTGCTACCAGAGGTGAATACATTATGA
- the cysQ gene encoding 3'(2'),5'-bisphosphate nucleotidase CysQ, with protein sequence MKQDHSHLLPQLIGIARSAGQLILDYYQTKSYEAFTKSDQTPVTSADLAAHKLITEKLTALTPDIPVLSEEDADISLEKRSEWSRYWLVDPLDGTQEFIARSGDFATIIALVEDNQPVIGVVYGPVSGVTYYACHGKGAWKIPDLSDSLRIHTHQHEFPSQSISIAISRRQNINRITDRLSTEWNYDLVPLGSAALKACLVAEGAVDCYLRLGPTGEWDTAATQCIVEEAGGKLLSTKLSPLSYNLRETLENPNFIVIGDPTLPWQEILSHKG encoded by the coding sequence ATGAAACAGGATCACTCACACCTGTTACCCCAACTGATTGGCATTGCCCGTTCAGCCGGACAACTGATTTTGGACTATTACCAGACCAAATCCTACGAAGCATTCACCAAATCAGACCAAACCCCAGTCACGAGCGCTGATTTGGCAGCCCATAAACTCATTACCGAGAAACTCACCGCGCTGACGCCCGATATTCCTGTCCTATCAGAAGAAGATGCGGACATCAGTCTGGAAAAACGTTCAGAATGGTCTCGCTACTGGTTGGTCGATCCCCTTGATGGTACGCAGGAGTTCATCGCACGCAGTGGAGACTTTGCGACAATTATCGCCCTGGTAGAAGATAATCAGCCTGTGATCGGGGTAGTTTACGGCCCGGTATCAGGGGTTACCTACTATGCCTGTCATGGGAAAGGTGCTTGGAAGATCCCTGATTTATCGGACAGCTTACGAATTCATACCCACCAGCATGAATTTCCCAGTCAGTCGATTTCGATTGCGATCAGTCGCCGCCAAAATATCAACCGGATCACCGATCGGCTAAGTACGGAATGGAATTATGATTTAGTACCACTCGGCTCTGCAGCATTGAAAGCTTGCCTGGTTGCCGAGGGTGCCGTTGACTGTTATTTGCGGCTGGGGCCAACCGGAGAATGGGATACTGCTGCAACGCAATGTATTGTGGAAGAAGCTGGCGGCAAACTCCTCAGTACGAAACTTTCACCGCTCTCTTATAATCTCAGAGAAACATTGGAAAACCCGAATTTCATCGTTATCGGAGATCCAACACTGCCTTGGCAAGAAATTCTCTCCCATAAAGGCTAA
- a CDS encoding type II secretion system protein N translates to MYVVGLFFVFVVSVLVHLPANMALKFIPQPRELLLSGVGGTIWHGEVQSAKWMNYDLGSLVWNLRPFSLFKGQLAAGIALGKRHEVALRGTGEVGVDFSGVYVRNLSLTAPARFVAENMHLPLPVSADGAFKLVIDNYRYQPPFCAEGEGEITWTNAQISMLSQSVPLEKVSARLTCENGQISLKGQQVSDALQSEYSMVLTPQDQYQFQGWVKPGERLPKMFNQWIQTYASTDAQGRYSFQSNGTLTLPN, encoded by the coding sequence ATGTACGTCGTTGGTTTATTTTTTGTGTTTGTGGTCAGTGTGCTAGTCCACTTACCTGCAAATATGGCTTTGAAATTTATTCCTCAGCCCCGAGAGCTATTGTTGAGCGGGGTTGGCGGAACGATATGGCATGGTGAAGTTCAGTCGGCTAAATGGATGAACTATGATTTGGGCTCACTGGTTTGGAATTTGCGTCCTTTTTCTCTATTTAAGGGACAGCTTGCCGCCGGTATCGCTTTAGGCAAGCGTCATGAGGTCGCGCTTCGGGGAACGGGTGAGGTCGGCGTCGATTTTTCTGGTGTTTATGTGCGAAATTTGTCACTGACGGCACCGGCTCGGTTTGTTGCTGAAAATATGCATTTACCACTTCCGGTGAGTGCTGATGGCGCATTTAAACTTGTTATTGATAATTATCGATACCAGCCTCCGTTTTGTGCCGAGGGTGAAGGAGAAATTACTTGGACCAATGCACAAATTTCAATGCTCTCTCAATCCGTTCCATTAGAAAAGGTTTCCGCCCGACTCACTTGTGAAAATGGGCAGATTAGCCTGAAAGGCCAGCAGGTATCGGATGCATTACAAAGTGAGTATTCGATGGTGTTGACACCACAGGATCAGTATCAATTTCAAGGTTGGGTAAAACCGGGTGAACGTTTACCTAAAATGTTTAACCAGTGGATACAGACCTATGCATCGACCGATGCTCAGGGACGGTACTCATTTCAGTCGAACGGTACACTGACTCTCCCCAACTGA
- the gspM gene encoding type II secretion system protein GspM, with amino-acid sequence MNQWMSRGYTWWKTLSSREQRLLLVTVGFSVLALLYGGIVRPMQEQRVLTQNKLTAEKNLYAWVIEKADTLTQLRQHGDGPVSNEPMNQAVAGSTGKFGVRLIRMQPKGEGLQIWVEPVAFNQFIDWLAFLRQQYGIQVMMMDIDRAEKNGMIDIKRLELIRG; translated from the coding sequence ATGAATCAATGGATGAGTCGTGGTTATACTTGGTGGAAGACGTTGTCCTCCAGAGAGCAACGATTGCTTCTGGTGACTGTCGGTTTTAGTGTTTTGGCTCTGCTTTATGGTGGGATTGTTCGTCCCATGCAGGAACAGCGTGTTCTGACGCAAAATAAATTGACCGCAGAGAAGAATCTGTATGCATGGGTCATAGAAAAAGCCGATACGTTAACTCAGCTTAGACAGCATGGGGATGGTCCCGTTTCAAATGAGCCGATGAACCAAGCGGTTGCAGGTTCTACTGGTAAATTTGGTGTTCGGTTAATTCGAATGCAACCCAAAGGTGAAGGCTTACAAATTTGGGTGGAACCAGTCGCGTTTAATCAGTTTATCGACTGGTTGGCTTTTTTGCGGCAGCAATATGGTATTCAGGTGATGATGATGGATATCGATAGGGCTGAAAAAAATGGCATGATTGATATAAAACGCCTGGAATTAATTCGAGGTTAA
- the gspL gene encoding type II secretion system protein GspL: MSEYLLVRLSKQPQAQGHWWIGAEHATTIEKSGEIASWTNIDELVPHAEGRPVIVLLSGADVVMKTVSLPAGGARQYEKMLPYLVEDELAQDVDGLHFSVLAKQEDQVYTVAVDRNWLSCILEQFEACGLQVDNVLPDVLALPTEEEHATAVQLGHEWLIRQGPFSGVCIEHSWLPILSQMHEDDEQSPALEIISYSQAPELNDSSSQVWTEKLVDSIDLLLYRGALSSPISLLTGPFKKSSSVMKYWQVWRGSLIALAALVTLLLIHHAVDIRRMSQEATALRTESEHIFRTIFPERHKIPTVSYLKGQFTSAIQKLSGGEGQDSALSLFTSLAETIGSTSGVQLQRIHYDRARGDIRIDVRGADFQAFEATRKKLSQKFDVQQGPLNRDNNQVSGSFVLKNQ; this comes from the coding sequence GTGAGCGAATATCTGCTCGTCCGGCTGAGTAAGCAACCCCAAGCTCAAGGGCATTGGTGGATCGGTGCTGAGCATGCGACAACGATTGAAAAATCAGGAGAGATAGCATCCTGGACCAATATAGATGAGTTAGTGCCTCATGCTGAGGGGCGACCTGTGATCGTCTTACTCTCTGGTGCTGATGTGGTGATGAAGACGGTTTCATTGCCGGCTGGTGGTGCTCGTCAGTATGAAAAAATGCTGCCGTACTTAGTGGAAGATGAACTTGCACAGGATGTGGATGGATTACATTTTTCCGTATTGGCGAAGCAAGAAGACCAAGTTTACACCGTCGCGGTTGATCGGAATTGGCTGAGTTGTATTCTGGAGCAGTTTGAAGCCTGTGGACTCCAAGTCGACAATGTTTTGCCGGATGTGCTGGCATTACCGACAGAAGAAGAGCATGCGACGGCGGTTCAATTGGGCCATGAATGGCTCATTCGTCAGGGACCATTCAGTGGTGTTTGTATTGAACACTCGTGGTTGCCTATCCTGAGCCAGATGCATGAAGATGACGAACAAAGCCCGGCACTTGAGATTATATCTTACAGTCAGGCACCGGAATTGAATGATTCGAGTTCACAAGTCTGGACCGAAAAGCTGGTTGATTCTATCGACCTATTACTGTACCGCGGCGCATTAAGTAGCCCGATCTCGTTATTGACCGGTCCATTTAAGAAGTCTTCTTCGGTGATGAAATACTGGCAAGTCTGGCGAGGGAGTCTCATCGCTCTGGCTGCTTTGGTTACCTTATTGTTGATTCATCATGCGGTTGATATTCGTCGAATGTCTCAAGAAGCTACAGCCCTGAGAACCGAAAGTGAACATATTTTCAGAACGATATTTCCAGAGCGGCACAAAATCCCGACAGTCAGTTATCTGAAAGGTCAGTTTACCAGTGCAATTCAGAAGTTGTCTGGTGGTGAAGGGCAAGATTCTGCATTGTCATTATTCACATCGTTGGCGGAGACGATTGGCAGTACGTCCGGCGTACAATTGCAGCGTATTCACTATGATAGGGCACGGGGTGATATTCGGATTGATGTGCGAGGTGCTGATTTTCAGGCATTTGAAGCAACGCGTAAGAAATTGTCTCAGAAGTTTGATGTACAGCAAGGACCTCTCAACCGAGATAATAATCAGGTCTCAGGGTCTTTCGTCTTAAAGAATCAGTAG
- the gspK gene encoding type II secretion system minor pseudopilin GspK, with the protein MYPSRSLQRQRGVALILVLLILAMMVSIAATMSERLFTQYHRSGNQLRYQQAYWYSLGVEALAKSAIKQSYEDNDEAVNLSQPWAVKDKQYPLDYGTVEGNIQDMQSCMNINALAGINWNPADTGTPYLVQVLQHLFEAEDIDNYQAEVAANSIWEFIDSNRSINSVSGVEDSFYESMSPAYDAPDSLLADATEIRAVQGVSGEIMMKSMPSLCALPTKEWRLNINTVSVKQANILAAMFYPYLSSSAAVQLIEDRPYSGWDSLDDFWAQGELSGIDETIKSDATGFLGIDSNYFELDAQVMVDDARVRVRSLMFSKDRKTVTVIRRRYGGERERISARPAE; encoded by the coding sequence ATGTATCCAAGTAGATCGTTGCAAAGACAGCGTGGCGTTGCCCTGATTCTGGTGCTGCTGATATTGGCAATGATGGTTTCCATCGCAGCGACAATGTCAGAGCGTTTGTTTACCCAGTATCACCGATCAGGAAACCAACTCAGATATCAACAGGCATATTGGTATAGCCTCGGCGTTGAAGCGCTGGCTAAATCGGCCATAAAACAGAGTTATGAAGATAACGATGAGGCTGTCAATCTGAGTCAGCCTTGGGCGGTAAAAGATAAACAATACCCACTGGATTACGGCACGGTGGAAGGGAATATTCAAGACATGCAGTCTTGCATGAATATCAATGCATTGGCGGGAATTAACTGGAATCCGGCAGACACCGGGACACCTTATTTGGTACAGGTATTACAGCACCTGTTTGAAGCAGAAGACATTGATAATTATCAGGCAGAAGTTGCTGCCAATTCGATTTGGGAATTTATTGATTCTAATCGTTCCATCAATTCGGTCAGTGGGGTCGAAGACAGTTTCTACGAGTCGATGTCACCCGCTTATGATGCGCCCGATAGCTTATTGGCCGATGCCACAGAGATTCGAGCGGTACAGGGTGTCAGTGGTGAGATCATGATGAAAAGTATGCCGAGTTTATGTGCTCTGCCGACTAAAGAATGGCGCTTAAACATCAATACTGTTTCAGTCAAGCAGGCCAATATTTTAGCTGCGATGTTCTATCCCTATCTCAGTTCGTCTGCAGCGGTGCAGTTGATTGAGGACCGGCCTTACTCCGGTTGGGATAGTCTTGATGATTTTTGGGCACAAGGTGAGTTGAGTGGGATTGATGAGACCATCAAATCAGACGCTACCGGCTTTCTTGGGATTGACAGCAATTATTTTGAATTGGATGCTCAGGTCATGGTCGATGATGCCCGGGTGAGGGTTCGGAGTCTAATGTTTAGTAAAGATAGAAAAACTGTGACGGTCATTCGCCGTCGCTATGGAGGAGAGCGTGAGCGAATATCTGCTCGTCCGGCTGAGTAA
- the gspJ gene encoding type II secretion system minor pseudopilin GspJ: protein MLQMKRHSRGFTLIEVLVALAILASLTIAAYQVLNQVQRSNVVSQESEKRLGEIQKALAIMDSDFRQMASRQFRNQGEEPGSQLLWMQDGLLSSDSVGILFTRHGWINPQMQFPRGDIIKVGYRLTGERLERVWWRYPDTVAGDNGIVRPLLTQVESIAFRLYFHHQWVDRWEDKGVLPEAISVKLTLKDYGEIERIYLISGSELSVSNVSK from the coding sequence ATGTTGCAAATGAAACGTCATAGTCGCGGATTCACGCTCATTGAGGTGTTGGTTGCGCTGGCGATTTTGGCGAGTCTGACGATTGCTGCGTATCAGGTCCTGAACCAAGTTCAGCGCAGTAACGTCGTCAGTCAGGAGAGTGAAAAACGGCTGGGTGAAATTCAGAAGGCGTTAGCGATTATGGATAGTGATTTTCGCCAGATGGCATCCCGTCAGTTTCGTAATCAGGGAGAAGAGCCCGGCTCTCAGCTGTTATGGATGCAGGACGGGTTATTATCGTCAGATAGTGTCGGCATTCTTTTTACACGACACGGTTGGATCAACCCGCAAATGCAGTTTCCCCGAGGGGATATCATTAAAGTCGGATACCGTTTAACGGGAGAGCGTCTGGAAAGAGTATGGTGGCGTTATCCAGATACGGTTGCCGGTGATAATGGCATCGTTCGGCCATTATTGACACAAGTTGAGTCAATCGCTTTTCGTCTATATTTTCATCATCAATGGGTTGACCGATGGGAAGATAAAGGCGTTCTGCCAGAAGCTATTAGTGTGAAGCTCACCTTGAAAGATTATGGAGAGATTGAACGGATTTATCTGATTTCTGGCAGTGAGTTGAGTGTATCCAATGTATCCAAGTAG
- the gspI gene encoding type II secretion system minor pseudopilin GspI — protein sequence MKQIKGMTLLEVLIALAIFATASISVIKAVSQHVNTVHTLEEKMFAAMVVDNQMARIMLAPETLSNQEGTEDMAGTTWYWKVSLVETSNDVLKAFDVSVSQSKSGPSVVIVRSYVANETS from the coding sequence ATGAAGCAAATTAAGGGAATGACACTACTGGAGGTGCTGATTGCATTAGCTATATTTGCAACGGCGTCGATCAGTGTAATTAAGGCGGTCAGCCAACATGTCAATACAGTGCACACACTCGAAGAGAAGATGTTTGCTGCGATGGTGGTTGATAATCAAATGGCTCGAATCATGCTCGCGCCGGAGACTTTGTCGAACCAAGAAGGAACGGAAGACATGGCTGGAACGACTTGGTATTGGAAAGTGTCTTTGGTTGAAACAAGTAATGATGTGTTGAAAGCTTTTGATGTGAGCGTTTCCCAAAGTAAATCGGGTCCGTCAGTGGTGATCGTGAGAAGTTATGTTGCAAATGAAACGTCATAG
- the gspH gene encoding type II secretion system minor pseudopilin GspH, with the protein MKYHRGFTLLEIMLVLVVISLGSMVVVMSLPDRSQDEVQQTAERLYQRLQLLSEDAIFSGRTYGLYVDEKKHEFRFLRLSDEGWKDLESLSSIKGDLTAEEGTTFRFELGGGVWNNPERLFSQESLFEDMDFPDQNDDEKPIPTPQVFILSSGDVTPFSIQFWADSTPDSLWLVETAEDGILHIRTPSDQDDEAN; encoded by the coding sequence ATGAAATACCACCGTGGTTTTACACTGCTGGAAATTATGTTGGTTCTGGTGGTGATTTCGCTGGGCAGTATGGTCGTTGTGATGTCTCTGCCCGACAGGTCTCAGGATGAGGTGCAACAAACGGCTGAACGGCTTTATCAGCGTTTACAGCTTTTGAGTGAAGATGCGATTTTTAGTGGGCGGACCTATGGTCTTTATGTCGATGAAAAAAAGCATGAGTTTCGTTTTTTGAGGCTATCGGATGAGGGCTGGAAAGACCTGGAATCTTTGTCATCCATCAAAGGCGATCTGACGGCTGAAGAGGGAACCACTTTCCGTTTTGAACTCGGTGGCGGGGTCTGGAATAATCCGGAGCGTTTGTTCAGTCAGGAATCTTTGTTTGAAGACATGGACTTTCCTGACCAAAACGACGATGAGAAGCCCATCCCAACACCGCAGGTATTTATTCTCTCTAGTGGTGATGTCACACCATTTTCTATCCAATTTTGGGCGGACTCTACACCCGATTCATTGTGGTTAGTGGAAACCGCTGAAGACGGTATTCTGCATATTCGGACGCCCTCGGATCAAGACGATGAAGCAAATTAA
- the gspG gene encoding type II secretion system major pseudopilin GspG, protein MKIKNQVSKQGGFTLLEVMVVIVILGLLASFVVPNLLGNKEKADQKKAIADIVSLENALDMYRLDNNAYPTTDQGLEALVTKPSNPEPRNYREGGYIKRLPQDPWGNDYQYLSPGDKGKIDVFSYGADGQEGGEGNNSDIGNWNLLDFQ, encoded by the coding sequence ATGAAAATAAAAAATCAAGTAAGCAAACAAGGTGGTTTTACGCTGTTAGAAGTGATGGTCGTGATTGTTATCCTTGGGCTTTTGGCGAGCTTTGTTGTCCCGAACCTATTGGGAAACAAAGAAAAAGCGGATCAGAAAAAAGCGATTGCCGATATTGTCTCTCTGGAAAATGCATTGGATATGTACCGATTAGATAACAATGCTTATCCGACCACAGATCAAGGCTTGGAAGCATTGGTCACCAAACCATCCAATCCTGAACCTCGTAACTATCGCGAAGGCGGTTACATCAAGCGGTTGCCACAGGACCCTTGGGGCAATGATTATCAATATCTGAGCCCTGGCGATAAAGGTAAAATTGATGTCTTTAGTTATGGTGCTGATGGTCAGGAAGGCGGTGAAGGGAATAATAGCGACATCGGTAACTGGAACTTGCTTGACTTCCAGTAA
- the gspF gene encoding type II secretion system inner membrane protein GspF, giving the protein MAAFEYQALDLKGKRKKGVIEGDSARHVRQRLKEQGLTPITVQATQVQKNNQTQGGTTSWKRGIGATDLALLTRQMSTLLQSGMPLEACLQAVIEQTEKPRIRSVLTRVRSKVTEGFSLADSMADYPHIFDGLFRSMISAGEKSGHLDMILNRLASYTENRQKMRSKLLQALIYPIVLVVFAVTIVAFLLAAVVPKIVGQFIQMGQTLPTSTQLLLNMSHFVQEWGWLVLLLALGGWVFIQSALKRPHIRFAFHRKLMSVPMIGKIVRGLNTSRFARTLAICSSSSIPILDAMLVAKDVVENTYMKQKVQEAAESVREGASIRKSLQQTKLFPPMMLHMIASGEQSGELENMLISAADNQDEQFEATVNIALGLFTPMLIALMAGLVLFIVMATLMPILEMNNLMTR; this is encoded by the coding sequence ATGGCGGCATTTGAATATCAGGCGCTTGATCTCAAAGGAAAACGCAAGAAAGGTGTGATCGAGGGGGATAGTGCCCGCCACGTTCGTCAACGCTTGAAAGAGCAAGGGCTGACTCCGATTACAGTTCAGGCGACGCAAGTCCAGAAAAATAATCAAACACAAGGCGGCACCACTTCGTGGAAAAGAGGGATTGGGGCGACAGACCTTGCTCTGCTAACTCGACAAATGTCGACATTACTCCAGTCAGGAATGCCGCTGGAGGCGTGTCTGCAAGCGGTGATCGAACAGACAGAAAAACCACGGATTCGTAGTGTTCTCACTCGTGTCCGGTCAAAAGTGACGGAAGGCTTTTCTCTCGCTGATAGTATGGCCGATTACCCACATATTTTTGATGGGTTGTTTCGTTCTATGATTTCGGCCGGTGAGAAGTCCGGACATTTGGATATGATCCTCAATCGCTTGGCGAGTTATACCGAAAATCGACAAAAGATGCGCTCAAAGCTCTTGCAAGCGTTGATTTATCCCATTGTTCTGGTTGTTTTCGCGGTCACGATTGTCGCTTTTCTTTTAGCAGCTGTGGTGCCCAAAATTGTGGGGCAATTTATCCAAATGGGGCAGACTCTGCCGACATCGACTCAGCTTTTGTTAAATATGAGCCATTTTGTGCAGGAATGGGGTTGGTTGGTTTTGTTGCTGGCGTTAGGTGGATGGGTATTCATTCAGTCAGCTTTAAAGCGACCACATATTCGTTTTGCATTTCATCGTAAGCTGATGAGCGTCCCCATGATTGGTAAAATTGTTCGAGGCCTGAATACCTCTCGTTTTGCACGAACACTGGCGATATGTTCTTCGAGTAGTATTCCAATTCTCGATGCAATGCTTGTTGCCAAAGATGTTGTGGAAAACACATACATGAAACAGAAAGTGCAGGAAGCGGCAGAATCCGTTCGAGAAGGGGCGAGCATTCGTAAGTCTTTGCAACAAACGAAGCTTTTCCCTCCGATGATGCTTCATATGATTGCCAGTGGTGAACAGAGCGGTGAATTAGAGAACATGCTCATTAGTGCGGCAGACAACCAGGATGAGCAGTTTGAAGCAACGGTGAACATTGCTTTGGGCCTGTTCACCCCCATGCTGATTGCATTGATGGCAGGGTTGGTTTTATTTATTGTGATGGCAACCCTGATGCCGATTTTAGAAATGAACAACTTAATGACGCGCTAG